One Acetobacterium sp. KB-1 DNA segment encodes these proteins:
- the trmL gene encoding tRNA (uridine(34)/cytosine(34)/5-carboxymethylaminomethyluridine(34)-2'-O)-methyltransferase TrmL, protein MNIVLYQPEIPQNTGNIARTCALTETSLHLIKPLGFSLDEKQLKRAGLDYWELVNVTVYDSFDQFMEKNPEAKLYLLTTKATKFYHQIDYDQNAFLMFGKETAGIPTAIHDAHPENRFRVPMRNHEKARSLNLSNAVNIVLYEALRQHGFQGLI, encoded by the coding sequence ATGAATATTGTACTATACCAACCAGAAATACCTCAAAACACCGGAAATATCGCCAGAACTTGTGCATTAACTGAGACAAGCCTTCATTTGATTAAACCGCTGGGGTTTTCACTCGACGAAAAACAATTGAAGCGGGCCGGTTTGGATTACTGGGAGCTCGTTAATGTGACGGTCTATGATTCATTTGATCAGTTTATGGAAAAGAACCCGGAGGCAAAGTTATATCTTCTAACAACCAAAGCCACCAAATTTTATCATCAAATTGACTATGATCAAAACGCCTTTCTGATGTTTGGGAAGGAAACTGCCGGAATACCCACAGCAATTCATGACGCCCACCCGGAAAACCGGTTTCGCGTCCCGATGAGAAACCATGAAAAGGCCCGTTCGTTGAACCTTTCAAATGCTGTAAACATTGTCTTGTATGAGGCCCTGCGGCAACATGGCTTTCAGGGATTGATTTAG
- a CDS encoding lysylphosphatidylglycerol synthase transmembrane domain-containing protein, translating into MDQTRNKEKFWESKFWKKYSNYLFFVLLISATALIILTQVDPETFFKTIKQANGYFLLLGIGCVFIYWSLEAYMLLKLMRRDNADETFHFAWTMTMVGQYYNLITPSATGGQPLQLYEMSKKNYGFGSGTAVLVQKYALYQVSVTFLAIIATILSITTLHQSLEAAKWLIAIGLIVNIAGVVLIFILAFNVNAAKGIMMGCLGLLLKLRILKSEAKYREKVTHFIKEYQIAIKELKSHKMQTLKLFAVSILQIVALYSVNYWVYRSLGLHESNAIIIISLQAILYVAVAFVPTPGAAGGAEAGFLLLFGPIYGAGNSAVAMIIWRLITFYFIILFGGIYLSVHSIRIGNDKAKLIEKECKDKQCDDQVDRR; encoded by the coding sequence ATGGATCAAACCAGAAATAAAGAAAAGTTTTGGGAATCAAAATTCTGGAAAAAATACTCGAACTATTTGTTTTTTGTTTTGTTAATCAGTGCAACAGCGCTTATCATCTTAACTCAAGTTGATCCGGAAACATTTTTTAAGACCATTAAACAGGCGAATGGCTATTTTCTGTTACTTGGGATTGGCTGTGTTTTTATTTACTGGTCACTCGAAGCTTATATGTTACTAAAGCTGATGCGTCGGGATAACGCCGATGAAACCTTTCATTTTGCCTGGACAATGACCATGGTCGGCCAGTATTACAATTTAATCACCCCCAGTGCTACCGGAGGTCAGCCTCTGCAACTCTATGAGATGTCCAAGAAAAATTATGGATTTGGTTCGGGGACGGCAGTGCTGGTTCAAAAATATGCACTCTATCAGGTCTCAGTTACTTTTTTGGCTATTATTGCCACAATACTAAGTATAACGACATTACACCAAAGTCTGGAAGCTGCCAAGTGGCTGATTGCAATTGGGTTAATTGTAAACATTGCTGGGGTGGTGTTAATCTTTATTCTGGCCTTTAACGTTAATGCCGCAAAAGGGATTATGATGGGGTGTTTAGGGCTTTTGCTTAAGCTTCGTATTTTAAAAAGTGAGGCAAAGTATCGAGAAAAGGTTACCCACTTTATTAAAGAATACCAGATCGCCATTAAAGAACTAAAAAGCCATAAAATGCAAACCTTGAAATTATTTGCTGTTTCTATTTTACAAATAGTGGCACTTTACTCGGTGAATTATTGGGTGTATCGCTCATTGGGGCTGCATGAGAGCAATGCCATCATCATTATTTCGCTTCAGGCGATCCTTTATGTGGCAGTCGCCTTTGTGCCGACGCCTGGTGCCGCAGGGGGAGCTGAAGCAGGGTTTTTGCTTTTGTTTGGACCCATTTATGGAGCCGGTAATTCGGCGGTGGCGATGATAATCTGGCGTCTGATTACCTTTTACTTTATCATCCTTTTTGGTGGCATATACCTATCCGTTCATTCGATTCGGATTGGGAATGATAAAGCGAAGCTAATTGAAAAGGAATGTAAAGATAAACAATGTGATGA